One Pricia mediterranea genomic window, CATAGCCATAGCTTAAAAATAAGACAATTTGAACCGAACAAAACAGTTTTTAGGAAAACTTAACGCTTCAAGGAAGCTCGACATAACCAATGCCCGTCGAGAATAATGTTCCACATCGGAATAGTATCCAAAATTCGCATTTATTAAAGCAGTCTGCTGAACACGAATCAGGGTCCATCCGTTCGAAGCATTGTAAGTTTGGTGTAAATTTGTGGGACTCACTGCGGAAGAGGTCGCAGCCATTGGTAGTAAAAATGAAGTTAGAAAAACAGATAGAAGGCTTTCTCGCCACGCCGCCCCTATGGATCAAAGAGCAGTTCGGGATACGGCAGTTCGAATTTCCCAAAATCGATCTGTCCTATTTTAGCCCCAAACCCATTCCAAAACGCATTCGACTGGGACATCAAATGGAACATGTTTTCAACCAGTTGATCAAGTCCTCCGCTGATTTCAAAATCCTCCTACACAATCTAGCCATTAAGTCCAATAACCGGACCATCGGGGAAATCGATTTCATTCTACGGGAAACAGAAACAGGAAAGCTGTTGCACATAGAACTCACCTACAAATTTTACATTATCGATACGGCCATCTCGGAACCCGTACATCAGCTAATGGGCCCGAACCGACGTGATATGTTCTTTACGAAAATAGAAAAGATCAAGCAGCGGCAGTTTCCGCTTTTACACACCGCAGAAGGCAGGGAGGCACTCCGACAAAAGGGAATCGACCTCGGAAAAACAGAGCACCAGTGCTGCTTTAAGTCACAATTGTTCGTGCCTTATGGAAATGGGGAAGTTCATATCCGTCCTTTGAACAAAGCCTGCATCTCTGGATATTGGATCGGCTTTGATGATTTTGGTTCGGAGCGATTCAAAGACTATTCCTTTTACATTCCCTATAAATCCGAATGGGTAGTACCGCCGCATAACAACGTGACGTGGCAGTCGCATTATGCCGTTTTAATGGATATCAACCTTCGGATGCTTAAAGAGAACGCTCCCATGGTCTGGATGCGGAAATCGGATACTAAAATCGAGAAGTTGTTTGTCGTTTGGTGGGGCGGATAGTATTGAGTAGTGCGTATTGAGTACAAAATGCTTGTCCAGAAGAACACGTAATCAATTTGAATCAAAAGAGTCACGTCGAGCGCAGTCGAGACGTTTTGGTTTGACCTTTCGACTGCGCTCAAGGTGACAGAAACTCTTTTTAGGCTTCTAAGCAGGCAAGCATCTTAAGTAAAATGTTTTGGGGTGACCGTAGCGGGCGGGGTTTGTA contains:
- a CDS encoding DUF1853 family protein, whose product is MKLEKQIEGFLATPPLWIKEQFGIRQFEFPKIDLSYFSPKPIPKRIRLGHQMEHVFNQLIKSSADFKILLHNLAIKSNNRTIGEIDFILRETETGKLLHIELTYKFYIIDTAISEPVHQLMGPNRRDMFFTKIEKIKQRQFPLLHTAEGREALRQKGIDLGKTEHQCCFKSQLFVPYGNGEVHIRPLNKACISGYWIGFDDFGSERFKDYSFYIPYKSEWVVPPHNNVTWQSHYAVLMDINLRMLKENAPMVWMRKSDTKIEKLFVVWWGG